A segment of the Geoglobus ahangari genome:
CGAGAGGAACGACATGGCGGCTATGCAGGCAGAATACGCTGCTGCAGCGAGGGTGAGCAGGGGATCCGGGAGCAGAACCGGGATGAGCAGCAGCCCTGCAAGCCCGAAGAACACGCCGTTCCTGTCTATTCTCTCCATCGTCTTCAGGTCGTTAAGCAAGGTGTAGTCGAGGGGTTCCCTCTTCTTCGAGGCCGACAGCAGCTTAACAGACCTCCAGAGGTTCAGCGAGCCAACCCATGCCCCTATCCCTGCCCTGTAGGCAACATCCCACGCGAGCACCATTGCGAAGGCTATGGCATATGGGTTATTGTTCAGGTAGTACTGGAGCAGCGTCCCGTTTCTCATCAGGTGGAGGAGAAGCGGGATGAAGAGCAGCGCTCCGGCAAACAGCTCCGGCCTTCTGCGGTCGAAGAGCAGAGACTTGTACCTCTCGATAATCTCGTTCTCCTCCGGGCTCAGGGATGGGCGGAATGACCTTATCGAGGGAGCGATGATGAGGGTGAGCCTGCTCCACAGCACGACCACGAGTATCGCGAGGCTGCCCATCACAATCGAGCGGAGCGGAAGGCCGAAGGCTATGGACACGAGGACTCCCACGAGGAGCATGATTACAAGCTGAACCATGACTGCCCTCTCGCCTTCAAACATCGAGAACGGAGGTATCTTCTCCACTATCAGCTCGAACACCCACTTCTCCATCAACGCCACCTGTGGTATGATTTCTGCGATTTTTAATTGTGGGGTGGGAGGCTTTTAACTGTTCCTTTTTTGGTGGTGATGAGATGGTGCTGGCTTTCCGGAT
Coding sequences within it:
- a CDS encoding pyridoxamine 5'-phosphate oxidase family protein, producing MEKWVFELIVEKIPPFSMFEGERAVMVQLVIMLLVGVLVSIAFGLPLRSIVMGSLAILVVVLWSRLTLIIAPSIRSFRPSLSPEENEIIERYKSLLFDRRRPELFAGALLFIPLLLHLMRNGTLLQYYLNNNPYAIAFAMVLAWDVAYRAGIGAWVGSLNLWRSVKLLSASKKREPLDYTLLNDLKTMERIDRNGVFFGLAGLLLIPVLLPDPLLTLAAAAYSACIAAMSFLSLTTVRRVPWLPPDIMELLEKAKFAYVGHAGREFPHLTPVVQVFDGSSVFFVTSKASKKFSLIKEDDRIALLVDERDPRDFFGNKAVMMVGRARYYTLRNAIPNAPKLLRVFRLFRRKYRAYIDRYSERRDELPEAWRLTPLIKRVPVEIVPEKVVYWRGARKIRIGL